The window ATTACTCACTCCATTGTACTCCAATTATAGATCTTAGGATAATATGCATGGGCAAATCAAAGTGTACAATATAGGAATTTTGAATCTATTAATCCCTTCAAAATTAAGAACACTTCCTAACATACTAGTCATGttcaacatttttaatattatcatttAGTGAAACTATCTAGTTAGTGACCCCTATCTAAcacaaaaaaaatgtcaatgCATAAGTTGTAAACTGAATTACTCCTATGACTAAACTGAATCACACATATAACATAGAAATTATGCATTACAATCAACTGAAAGAGATTGCCCACTTTCTTTTACAATcataaactaaattttttaGTTTGGAAGAAATTAATTACCATAAACTCCTATATACGCCTAAAGCCATGCAACATgatcattttatatttaaaccTTGGACACATTAATACACTACTTATGTATTAAAATAGATGTAACTTATCCAAGATATATATACAATAAtattaacaataaatattttatgcaagatgttttttcatgtttaataaaatttttataatattaatattatcccTTAAATTTGGACCTTTAACTTGTAATTGAAGCTTAAATGCTTTGCATGTATAACATTTGTATTTATATGCTTATTTGGCCATTATTACAAGATCATGGAACAAATTCAATTCCAGCCGTCCGATCGTTGGGGGATGAGACACGTTTATGGGCACTGGTGTTGTGGTGTAGAGGTGTCCCCAACGCAAGCAAACACTAGACCTTTGCTCCTTCAGCCTCGGGTTTGTTGATCTGTCAGTTTGAATGGATTTGCTTGGCCTTTTTATACTTGATATCTCTTTCACACATGGTTTCCTCAACTTTGTGGGAGGGAGAGAGTAGTGGTTTGTATTACTAGTTTTGGATTTCAGCTTTAGACTTTGAAGATTCTTGAGGACTTTTAAAAGGAGAGCGATTAAACTAAAGGTTGAAAATTGCAAAGGATGGATAtaaaaacaatatgcaatttcttctcttttctgtCATTTTCTGTTGCTAATCCAAAAGGACCAAAACCTCCGATACCCATTCCactctaaataaaataaattaaataaaatccacatttttattttatttttataattgatgTAGGGCCACTCATCCTTTCTTTTAGGTACGCCCATAAATGCCCTTTACCTAAACTAGCGATCTTAGTGAGATTGACTGGTTTGAACGCCCACATCAAATCAAGGGCTCCAAAAGAAGAGTAAAAGATAGAGGTAAAGAGCCATTGGACAAACTTTCTTCTTCAGATCATAGTCCTCTCTTACTCCTCCTTTCTTCTCCTTTAGAGTTCATCTCCTTCCTCTCTTATGTCTTTGTTTTGGTAGTCCAGTGCATGCATTCTGGTGATGGCTGATCAAGGTGGTAGCAGTGCTGTAACAGTGATGAGGGACTATAGGAAAGGGAACTGGACGGTGAATGAGACAATGATTCTAATAGAGGCAAAGAAGATGGATGATCAAAGGAGAATGAAGAGAAGTGGTGAAAATGAAGGGAGGAGCAAGCCTGCAGAGCTGAGATGGAAATGGGTTGAAGACTATTGTTGGAGAAAAGGGTGTTTGAGGAGCCAAAACCAGTGCAATGACAAGTGGGACAATCTGATGAGGGATTACAAGAAAGTGAGAGACTATGAGAGGAGATTATTATCTGAGAGAGGAGACAGTGGAGATCATGATGGTgggccttcttcttcttcttcttattggaTGATCGACAAGAACGAGAGGAAAGAGAAGAACTTGCCTTCCAATATGTTGCGTCAAATATACGAGGGTTTGGTCGAGGTGGTGGAAAGGAAAGGTGTTGGTACTACTTCATCGGCAGCAGCAGCAGCTCATCAAAGGGTGATGAGTGGTGGCGGAGGCGGCCTTGGGCTTGGATCCATTCCCAACATTGGCTATGTGGTTGATAGGATTGAACCTCCATTGCCTCCTTTGTTGCAGCACCACAACCCATCTCCAGTTTCAGTAGCGGCACTGCCGCCGCCGCCACCACTACCACCTCCTCCATCAGCCCCACAACCTCCCCAACAACCACAACAACCTCATATTGCATATCCTCAACCATTGCCCTCCCTAGGTACTCTCTCCCCTCTCTTCTACTACTCTTTGTTGCATTTTCGATATGCATATACGCAGATGTGTTAATAGTAATGGATTCCATGTTAATGTGgcaaaataaaactaaaataaaaaatcttaaatttcttGTAAAAGTTGATGGGTTGTTTGTGCAGTACTTGTTTCTCCATTGGACCTCACAAAAGTTTGTTCCACCTACATTCTCAATATGCCTCTTTCTCTTGCATTCATGCGGCGACTGATTTTACTTTTTTTGATATGTAGAAAAAGGTGATAGTTGACTGAGGTATTGAGTGATGTTATTTTGTGTTAGCGTATATGTATACATTGATGATCGGAATGattccaatatttttatgttttggagATGTGTGATAGCTCAGATTCTGATACAAGTGAGTATTCAGACTCACCAGCAAAGCGGAGGAGAAGAGGTGGTGGAGAAGGCACAAGTGGTGGTACTACTACTGCAAGTGGAAGCTCCTCAATTGAAGTGGGTTCTGCAATTTCAAAAAGTGCTTC of the Vitis vinifera cultivar Pinot Noir 40024 chromosome 10, ASM3070453v1 genome contains:
- the LOC100263121 gene encoding uncharacterized protein LOC100263121 isoform X2, which translates into the protein MADQGGSSAVTVMRDYRKGNWTVNETMILIEAKKMDDQRRMKRSGENEGRSKPAELRWKWVEDYCWRKGCLRSQNQCNDKWDNLMRDYKKVRDYERRLLSERGDSGDHDGGPSSSSSYWMIDKNERKEKNLPSNMLRQIYEGLVEVVERKGVGTTSSAAAAAHQRVMSGGGGGLGLGSIPNIGYVVDRIEPPLPPLLQHHNPSPVSVAALPPPPPLPPPPSAPQPPQQPQQPHIAYPQPLPSLDSDTSEYSDSPAKRRRRGGGEGTSGGTTTASGSSSIEVGSAISKSASIIAEAIQASEEREERRHRDLLSLLERRLKIEESKTEVNREGINGLVDAINNLANSILALASDRTQTPPQ
- the LOC100263121 gene encoding uncharacterized protein LOC100263121 isoform X1 yields the protein MADQGGSSAVTVMRDYRKGNWTVNETMILIEAKKMDDQRRMKRSGENEGRSKPAELRWKWVEDYCWRKGCLRSQNQCNDKWDNLMRDYKKVRDYERRLLSERGDSGDHDGGPSSSSSYWMIDKNERKEKNLPSNMLRQIYEGLVEVVERKGVGTTSSAAAAAHQRVMSGGGGGLGLGSIPNIGYVVDRIEPPLPPLLQHHNPSPVSVAALPPPPPLPPPPSAPQPPQQPQQPHIAYPQPLPSLVLVSPLDLTKVCSTYILNMPLSLAFMRRLILLFLICRKSSDSDTSEYSDSPAKRRRRGGGEGTSGGTTTASGSSSIEVGSAISKSASIIAEAIQASEEREERRHRDLLSLLERRLKIEESKTEVNREGINGLVDAINNLANSILALASDRTQTPPQ